Proteins from one Candidatus Nitrospira nitrificans genomic window:
- a CDS encoding DUF1810 family protein, with translation MSDPYNLHHFLDAQEVVYDTVLDELRAGRKSSHWIWFILRRSSVWPRFARPAGGLVMNRHEQCGLIKDFDGKPDQSTLHILAQQSL, from the coding sequence ATGAGCGATCCTTACAATCTCCACCACTTTCTCGATGCGCAAGAAGTCGTCTATGACACCGTCCTTGATGAGCTGCGTGCCGGGAGAAAGTCCAGTCACTGGATCTGGTTTATCCTTCGCAGATCGTCGGTCTGGCCGCGCTTCGCGCGGCCAGCGGGCGGGCTCGTCATGAACCGTCATGAACAATGCGGGCTAATCAAAGACTTCGACGGCAAGCCTGACCAATCGACTCTCCATATCCTGGCACAGCAATCGCTTTAG
- a CDS encoding BrnA antitoxin family protein — protein sequence MTKLKKRPTFKSEKQEAEFWASHDSTEYVDYSKSRRMVFPRLKPSTETISLRLPKSLLDQLKTIANKRDVPYQTLLKLFVLERVQAELHHKPAKAS from the coding sequence GTGACCAAACTCAAAAAAAGACCGACGTTCAAGAGTGAGAAACAGGAAGCTGAGTTTTGGGCGTCACACGACTCAACGGAGTATGTCGACTACTCCAAGAGTCGTCGGATGGTGTTTCCCCGGTTGAAGCCGTCCACCGAGACGATCTCGCTTCGTCTGCCGAAATCCCTCTTGGATCAACTTAAGACGATCGCGAACAAACGCGACGTCCCGTATCAGACACTGCTCAAGCTCTTCGTGCTCGAACGCGTCCAGGCCGAGTTGCATCACAAACCCGCCAAAGCTTCTTAG
- a CDS encoding BrnT family toxin has translation MTRLPGVEGFNWDEANLAKNWEKHRVTQWECEQVFFNLPLVVADDLAHSMVEPRYYVLGQTDAGRRLFIVFTIRRRRIRIISARDMSLKERRTYRDQTQKKTDVQE, from the coding sequence ATGACGCGACTGCCGGGTGTGGAAGGATTTAATTGGGACGAGGCAAATCTTGCCAAGAATTGGGAGAAGCACCGGGTTACTCAGTGGGAATGCGAGCAGGTTTTCTTCAATCTGCCGCTGGTGGTCGCCGATGACCTCGCCCATTCTATGGTGGAGCCTCGATATTATGTGCTGGGACAGACTGATGCCGGACGCCGCTTGTTTATCGTCTTCACCATCCGTCGACGGCGCATCCGCATTATTTCAGCCAGAGATATGAGTCTCAAGGAGCGGAGGACCTATCGTGACCAAACTCAAAAAAAGACCGACGTTCAAGAGTGA